tgtgattgtatgaaaccataggtctgataccatgtgattgtatgaaaccataggtctgataccatgtgattgtatgaaaccataggtctgataccatgtgattgtatgaaaccataggtctgataccatgtgattgtatgaaaccataggtctgataccatgtgattgtatgaaaccataggtctgataccatgtgattgtatgaaaccataggtctgataccatgtgattgtatgaaaccataggtctgataccatgtgattgtatgaaaccataggtctgataccatgtgactgtataaAATTAATTTGAATCAATAGATTATTATAATACATGTGTGTAAGTGTTAGACTCATTCGATGATTATATTATAATACTGTGTGTGGTTTTAGTCAGAATCAACATTTTGGGAACAATGTGTCTAGTGTTTTGagaacagactgtctgtctgtgccagatCCGGGGAGACCTTGGCTGGACACTTCCCAGTCCCAGGTCTCTCCCTATCTTAGGGGTGGGTGGGAAGACACTATTCTCACGTTCTCCCCTAGGCTCTAATGGCGGGCGGATTTGATGGttggtgtggaagtatgtgtgtcgcTATAAATTGAAGGTCCTGTACACGTCAGAACGTTCCcgtgaataaacatttaactTTGGTAGACTGGGCCTCTGTCCGTTTCCTTTTCTatcagtatcttacaaatcctgatATAACAGACTAAGGGTAACTGAATTGGTAAATGAACAGGAGTATAGAATTCTCCTGACAAGACTTCacacagtacagtaggtagaggaAATAAAGGTGTGGTCAGAATAATAAACCCCCCTTGGTATATGTTTATGATAGTCCAGTTTTGTCCATACGTAGTGGagaccccacctgttttgagccccacatttttagcaaaataaataaatattttgcatgttattttggcattaatagatgtcacatatcagtttgaaaacactgtaaaaaaaatagatcattgagttaataaagccgcatacaaacatggtctctttttgttttcttgagtaaggcaacacttaaatgcaggtgtttcagcctagctcagtgctttctgtggtggtggggctgcCAGCAGAAAATactcaagccccttgggtgctgccagagTTACAtgagaagtgcccatccaagaaggttcaaggtcattggccacagaaatgatgtcaaatcacatatctacagtagctttgcttggactgatcatgtcaacatcatactttcaaaatcttagctagcagacATCATCATGAAtgaagttgacaatctactggcaaatcctttttaatccttatcatatgaagagaaataatgaagagaaattatagacaaAACGTATTGGTGCtaatcggccattggacataaacattacacaacaagttggaaattgcaaattcaacaatgagtggtttagaaggaatcagtggctaactgcaagcattgcaaagcaatcattagcctactattcagtggagtggctgtgtgatcccaagtctaagattaagggtgtcttttcctagtttaaaatgataaacattcaacattggccatgctgtcaatgaagcatgatttgtgtcGCACTCAAAACAACTTAACTCGGAACTgcaaatctgacttcagtgagttcaagacaactgggacctCGGGAAAAACGagctacgactgggaaaatacattttgaactttcatccaatTTGGAATTGTAAATTTgagacaaaatttgcccacgaaggaccagcttcctgttcaagtgaacacagcacaacaagggGAGTCCAaatatgtattgtatgctgctgcataaatgatgtaatatgccagggagatatgtatactgtagctaagaaagtaatacttcAGTCAATAGATGATTATATTATAATACCGTGTGTGGTTTTAGTTTTAGTGCATGTTGTGTAGTAGGcggttagtagcccatgtgcctcaccctaataatttggtctattttcacatttacattttttggtggtgcacatgtagcttataacctgtttttgagaaatgtaatcattgaatattgtaagagctttcattgtatacttatatgccccctttaatgagcaagctaggACAGACATAGTCAATgcaactatttgttcagcacttttgaaatgtacagcaacagaattcagaacatgagccattcttacagtgttcttcctgtataccaagtcagaaccataggataaataatgtcttaatcgaaatgacagattgcctcttatcctctTGTTGTTCCCTTATGGCATAGTTCATACATCTCAattcagccatatcagctatgtttttttttaaaggcagtaaatgaggctgaatgaactgtttctctgccagacaaggctctgctgatagccaggtgtagcagtggtaaaatGCTGTTGTGActggtgttgggacagctttatctaggccctaacagtttgtgggcaccgtttgtcaccattatagtgcaattaaggtattgtttagtgttgtgttgtggctttgctgccCACATTTTTTTTTGCCACACCAaaatttacatgctaaaatcgccattATCCATATCACAGTCCAGTGAAGGATGGGGGAGGGGATCTCCTGAAACAAATATTGCTCTCCATAGACCTCTGAAAGAACACCCCCCCCCGGCTGTAACTGAAAATGTATGCCCGTAAGCCAAAGATAAattcccattttaaacaaacaTGGACAATAACGTTTTTGAACTTGACACACTACTCTCAGCACCCCTCAAGCAAACCCTCCCAAAGACTCAGCTGTACCTGTGAATCAGAGGCTCTGCTCGCTCCAACAGGAGCCCTATTGATTTGTTCATCAATCTGTCATCACCCCGGCTCTGCGGATGACAGAAGTGGTCCATATTGTGAACCCTACGAAACAAACGGTGTaaaacaaagctgtggttgtcaGTGTTGTTGTTCAAACTGAGCTTGGCGCTTCAGTTCCCAGCCATGTCGCCTTCGACAGCTATATAAAGCAGAACCAGGTTACCAATGCCACTCAGCAGACGTTCAACTTGTATCCATAGCGACCTACACTACAGTGAGTGCAGAATCTAATCCACAACCCTGCCGTTTGATAGTGCCATTGCTTTTTAACAGCGGAGCTACATAGGACCACCATTACTTTTCATTGGGTCCAGTTCTGtcccatctcatctcctccaaAATCAACTGCACTGTGGAGTTCATCAGAATATGTTgtacagagcattatgggtactgcAGTTCAACATGCGACCGGTTACACCACTGTAGTCCCTCCaggttctcacccccttcactCGCCCCCCCAAACCTCACTGAGCACAGAGGGACCCCCTGGCCCTCCCCAGCctctgacagagaaagagaatcaAGGTAGGGTAGTGTTGGCACCGTGGGCCCTGGATGTGGTCGTAGAGGTGAATCGAAGTTGCACTGGGTCATATGTAGCCCTATAGGCACAGTGGAGCATGGCAGGGACAGGGTGCTGCCAGAGTTCAGGCCCAGCTCAGCGTCTTCCCCAGTGTGCCAGTTCATGTTGCCTGACCTGTAGTCACCGGGGAAGGGTTTGCTGCTGTACCCGTCACCCAAGCTTGGGGCCTGGGCGTTGGTGAAGACAGAGCCGGACAAGGAAGACATGATGGAGAGGTGGTCGTCCACAACCTCCACATGGATGTCACTGGGGTCAACAGGGTCTGAAGAGGACTCTGGGGGGTGCTGGAGGGATGCCTGGAGAGTTGCCTGCGTGAAAACACAGAAACACTGCATTCCCAATTACATATCCAAGGACTATATGTACTGTAATATATAGAACTTGGTTTAAATCAAATATATACACTTCATACtgtaagtgagtgagtgtgtgtgtgtgcctgtcaagAGAACAAGGACAGTTTACTAGAGTCTTGGGGAGTCTGTTAATGCGAGGTGCATCTCGTTTCTGTTTCAGCCGATACAGAGCCAGagcaaggagagaagagaagagcacaGCACACACTCCTATCCCCAACAACACTGGCTGCAACCCtggtgaacacaaacacacatttcatTGTGAAATCACGGTTGTATACATTAGCTCAAACCCTAGCTTAATGTCCACACCCTGgatcaaacctaaccctagcttaatGTCCACACCCTggatcaaccctaaccctagcttaatgTCCACACCTTGGATCAACCCTAACCATGACCTCTCACCTGGTCCTGGGGCAGCCTGGTGGACACAGTGTgggtgggaggggggagaggaggccAGGGGGAAGGTGGGGGGTCCAAAGGAGAAGTTAGCCAAGGCACAGTAGTCCTGTCCTGGGACCAGGTCTGAGAACTCAGCCCTGAACACCACCTCCTGGGCCCAACCAGTACGCCTCTGAAACAGGATCAGGGAATTGGGAAGGAacatgtgagagagtgagagtgcttGTACTAACCGAATGCACACAAATAACAGCAGACCATAGACTGGACAACATGACCGTATATGGTTGGAGCACTTTAAGAAGTGTACTCCACAGATTCACTTACATAGCACCAGGGGAAAGGGAGGGAccatgagtgtgagagagagacagaaagaaagagagaagatggagggtgAACAAAAGATGGTATTGcagatggcacaagcggggataCCTTGTAGTCAGAGTGGTTCTGTTGGTTATATACGGTCACTGTGACCCAGGGGTCAATCAGTTCTGACAGTGGACAGCAGCTCTGCAGAGGAAAGCACCCTCTGTTGGTAGAACAGGGGAAGTGCACCTCCACTACCAGCCTCtctctagacagagacacagagatggaggggctgttgaaggctgaggagaggaggagaagggaagggaggaaggcaCTTTGTCATTTCAATCACACCAACCTACTCATGTCAGCAGCTTTAGCCACATCCATTTGAATTCTGCAGTGTAATGAGATGTATAAATGCTCTCTACgtgacatttgatttgaacaacaaACCAGCATTTTAGATATGTGATTGGTCTTAAGAGCAGAGAGGTAGGTTACTGACTGAAATCACTTGGGTCAAACTTGCGTGGTTTTGTCCAGACTGGGCTCCCAGGGCCCTGGTGGAGGCCCAGGCGGATCATGTTGTAGAGTTCAAAGTCAGAGAAGGCCTGGGACACGTCACAGTGCTGGGCGGAGATCCGCACACACCCCTCCACGTCCTGCCACGgatctctgtaacacacacacacaaatccattCCAATCTATTTATGGGTTTCACCTTAGTCACTCACTCGAAATGTGGAAATTTCGGAAAATACCCATACAAGATCACCACCACCCAACTAATCCAACAACCAGGGGGATGTGTGTTGTTATGACTGAAACCAGTTGAGAGGAGCAGGCAGTGTGACGGGCTTGGTTTCACAGCTGTGGTACAAAACAGTAGTGCCCCTCTGTCAGTTCCTATCTACTTTTAAAGGCCAATAAACCATAGACTGGAGTGACTGATTCATCTCTCTGATTAAAACCCTTCTGAGGTTTCTCTGCCAAAACCACACAATCAATTCTCacactacctccctctacctctttcctgctcttctccccttcatcagAGCCAGTTGTTCTATCAACAATCATGTACTTTCCCTTTCCATTCTAGGCTAGCTTTCCCTTCAACTCCAAACTGTTTCGCAATTCATATTAACTTTCATTGTTCAGTAAATGAGTATCAGGATCCCGTTGTTTGTTAGAACCCTCAACCAAGCAATGACTTGACTTAAACTATTATATTTAAATGACTAGATACTAATTACACACAGAGCAAACATTACACTGAAAAATAAAACTTCATACATTAACGTATGGATTCTTTCCCAGTAAAATAATGAGTTACTAATTCTAGAAAGTAGGGCCACAGTAATATAGCATTCCACAGAGCTAGATACTGGTCGATTAGATCAGTCAGTATAGTGAGCACAGACAGATTCAGACAGACCCACCCCTGAGTCTTAGTTTGGACGGTGTAGGTGGTGGTGTTAGCGTTGGCCTGAGGACAATCCCACCGCAGGAGGCATCCTAAATCCAGGGAAGCCACACTGGTGGTACAGAAGGTCCCAGATGATCCTGAGAGTTCACACGAAACAgttcagtcaacacacacacacacacacacacacacacacacaggaatagaTCACACACACTTCCGACATAGGCTACACTTTCATATTCACGATCTCACAGCAACAACGATGGCTTTGCCTAAAGACGCAACTCATACATACTTAACATAATTGACTTAACTGTTCCTGAATGGATTACTACAGTTCAACACACTTTATACTATTTGAACCTTTAGTTGGCCATTTAAGCCATTGAGATCAAACCCTAAATATAGAGAATCCCTGTGGTGAGCCCCCCATAGACAGTGTGAGAGGACAGTGAATTGGATCAGTTACTGCACCCAAAatggatggacagagagcaagtcAGACTCACCTGTGATGAGAAGAGCGACACACAATCCTGTTAACACAAGGGTCGCCGGTACATCTGCCACCGTCACCATGGTGACACAGGGAAGCT
This DNA window, taken from Oncorhynchus tshawytscha isolate Ot180627B linkage group LG10, Otsh_v2.0, whole genome shotgun sequence, encodes the following:
- the LOC121847578 gene encoding uncharacterized protein LOC121847578 codes for the protein MVTVADVPATLVLTGLCVALLITGSSGTFCTTSVASLDLGCLLRWDCPQANANTTTYTVQTKTQGDPWQDVEGCVRISAQHCDVSQAFSDFELYNMIRLGLHQGPGSPVWTKPRKFDPSDFSQ
- the LOC121847577 gene encoding uncharacterized protein LOC121847577; the encoded protein is MDVAKAADMSRERLVVEVHFPCSTNRGCFPLQSCCPLSELIDPWVTVTVYNQQNHSDYKRRTGWAQEVVFRAEFSDLVPGQDYCALANFSFGPPTFPLASSPPSHPHCVHQAAPGPGLQPVLLGIGVCAVLFSSLLALALYRLKQKRDAPRINRLPKTLATLQASLQHPPESSSDPVDPSDIHVEVVDDHLSIMSSLSGSVFTNAQAPSLGDGYSSKPFPGDYRSGNMNWHTGEDAELGLNSGSTLSLPCSTVPIGLHMTQCNFDSPLRPHPGPTVPTLPYLDSLSLSEAGEGQGVPLCSVRFGGASEGGENLEGLQWCNRSHVELQYP